One genomic window of Choristoneura fumiferana chromosome 14, NRCan_CFum_1, whole genome shotgun sequence includes the following:
- the LOC141435211 gene encoding LOW QUALITY PROTEIN: BBSome complex member BBS2-like (The sequence of the model RefSeq protein was modified relative to this genomic sequence to represent the inferred CDS: inserted 1 base in 1 codon) — protein MQISSIQPVFKLELNHKVTPNIVTIAKYDGTHPCLTACAGFDKIIIHHPHGGAVSGRAQRSRAHGEVSELNLSQEVVALAAGPLRPDVARDMLLIGSPSQVLAYDVHDNSDLFFKEAQDGVNVVVVGSFGKHETLALVGGNSSVQGIDWQGNEVFWTVVSGKVRAIISFDFDKDGENELLLGCEDSYIRVLKNNQFKTEIAETGPVICLAAITEVRFAYGLANGTIGIYEEGIRLWRVKSKSNALSVQLSGEALACCWSGGRVDWRDAGSGRVLRRVQLRSAAAAMLYADYRSVGTPDLVCVSDRGEVLGYPPYQESAGFSSKSQPSEEDRAAIVELFNRKQALTLELQHYEASASGGGSLEPAEQPAAMPTNTRLHVATTADISDGCIDLAISTNNETVVRAALVLAEGVFTTGETLARHPAPXQLRSTLRVPLRPPRDVPVDVHIKALVGYPDSEQFHIFELTKQLPRFSMYSLSSPTAVASKHTSYVMFRITERVQRICIWINQNFLLEQEVEIEMENVKELHMKFVCLRDNSPLDLDFEADGAVKFSTPHISLAGDLVQSLAVYLNLTDLQSTAQFPETETTLREEMANASQMGEMRSRLAAETAERAQLITALLPAAQDAAGHDLKEMLSRYKEVVMLNEELLLNCHVRRSTQEHAVASLKALHTILQQAARLRVGKYSKAVVAASRKAVKDDNSEALIKILQMGDC, from the exons atgcaAATATCAAGCATACAACCAGTATTTAAGCTGGAATTAAATCACAAAGTGACACCGAACATTGTAACAATCGCCAAATATGATGGCACACACCCTTGTCTGACCGCATGTGCTGGTTTCGACaag ATAATAATCCACCATCCGCACGGCGGAGCGGTAAGCGGGCGCGCTCAGCGTTCTCGCGCACACGGCGAGGTGTCGGAGCTGAACCTGAGTCAAGAGGTGGTGGCGTTGGCCGCCGGCCCACTGCGTCCTGACGTTGCCCGTGATATGCTGCTCATCGGATCACCTTCGCAAGTATTGG CCTACGACGTCCACGACAACTCGGACTTGTTCTTCAAGGAAGCCCAGGACGGAGTGAACGTCGTTGTAGTGGGTTCATTCGGGAAGCACGAGACCCTGGCTTTGGTGGGTGGTAACAGCTCCGTCCAGGGCATCGACTGGCAAGGGAACGAGGTCTTCTGGACCGTAGTCAGCGGGAAAGTGCGCGCCATCATCTCGTTTGACTTTGATAAAGATGGGGAGAATGAG CTTCTCCTAGGCTGTGAGGATTCCTACATCAGAGTATTAAAGAATAATCAGTTTAAGACTGAGATTGCTGAAACGGGTCCCGTTATTTGTCTAGCGGCCATAACCGAAGTCAGATTTGCGTACGGACTCGCCAACGGCACCATTGGTATTTACGAAGAGGGCATCAGACTGTGGAGAGTTAAG TCGAAGAGCAACGCCCTCTCGGTTCAACTGTCCGGCGAAGCCCTGGCGTGCTGCTGGAGCGGCGGGCGCGTGGACTGGCGCGACGCGGGCTCCGGCCGCGTGCTGCGGCGCGTGCAGCTGCgctccgccgccgccgccatgcTTTATGCGGACTACCGCTCTGTCGGCACGCCAGACCTCGTCTGCGTGTCGGATAGGGGCGAAG ttttgggCTACCCTCCATACCAAGAGTCCGCCGGTTTCTCAAGCAAGAGCCAGCCGTCGGAAGAAGACCGGGCAGCCATCGTGGAGCTGTTCAACCGCAAGCAGGCGCTGACGCTGGAGCTGCAGCATTACGAAGCCAGCGCCAGCGGCGGGGGGAGCTTGGAGCCCGCGGAGCAGCCCGCCGCCATGCCCACCAACACGCGGCTGCATGTTGCCACTACTGCTGACATCAGTGAT GGTTGCATAGACCTCGCGATATCGACCAACAACGAGACGGTGGTCCGCGCCGCGCTAGTCCTGGCCGAGGGCGTGTTCACGACGGGCGAGACGCTGGCGCGGCACCCGGCGC CGCAGCTGCGCTCCACGCTGCGAGTGCCGCTGCGCCCGCCGCGGGACGTGCCCGTCGATGTGCATATCAAG GCATTAGTAGGCTACCCAGACAGTGAACAATTTCACATATTTGAACTAACTAAGCAACTGCCTAGATTTTCAATGTATTCCTTGTCATCTCCCACCGCAGTAGCTAGCAAACACACCAGCTACGTCATGTTCCGCATCACAGAAAGAGTCCAAAGGATCTGCATTTGGATAAACCAGAACTTCTTATTAGAACAAGAGGTTGAAATTGAGATGGAAAATGTGAAGGAACTTCATATGAAGTTTGTCTGTTTGAGGGACAATTCGCCTCTAGACTTAGACTTTGAGGCAGATGGTGCCGTCAAGTTCTCTACTCCTCACATTTCCCTGGCTGGAGACTTGGTGCAAAGTCTAGCAGTTTATTTGAACCTAACAGACTTacag TCTACTGCACAATTTCCTGAAACAGAAACCACACTTCGGGAAGAAATGGCCAATGCTTCTCAAATGGGCGAGATGAGATCACGCTTGGCAGCTGAGACTGCTGAAAGGGCACAACTAATTACTGCTCTCTTACCAGCTGCCCAAGACGCCGCAGGACATGATTT GAAAGAAATGCTAAGTCGTTACAAGGAAGTGGTGATGCTGAACGAGGAGTTGTTATTGAACTGCCACGTGCGGCGCTCCACGCAAGAACACGCCGTGGCCTCATTGAAAGCCCTGCACACGATATTACAACAAGCCGCGCGACTCAGAG TTGGAAAATACAGCAAAGCAGTGGTGGCAGCAAGCCGAAAAGCCGTAAAAGACGACAACTCTGAAGCACTAATAAAGATACTACAAATGGGAGactgttaa
- the Aos1 gene encoding SUMO1 activating enzyme subunit 1 yields MVENNEVELSEAEAEQYDRQIRLWGLESQKRLRASKVLIIGLSGLGAETAKNIILSGVKSVCLQDNEKLREVDLYSQFLTPPDKIGENRAEASLARARALNPMVEITSEIKGVDELPDSFFATFDIVCATGLKQEQLERINNVCRDNNKKFLCGDVWGTFGYMFADLVDHEYSEEIVQHKAVKRGPDDEEKSARETVSITVKRRAIYVPLQNALSADWSKPELRSRLRRGDPSYFVMKILSRFRDEYSRNPDPAKRAADTEILLKMRNELIKELTLPPTFIPDSLLTNVFGSVSGAAAVVGGVIGQEVVKAVSQREPPHNNMFFFNPVKCVGFVELYGQ; encoded by the coding sequence ATGGTTGAAAACAACGAAGTTGAATTGTCAGAGGCTGAAGCTGAGCAATATGATCGCCAAATTCGCTTATGGGGATTGGAATCCCAGAAACGACTACGGGCTTCAAAAGTCTTGATCATCGGACTATCCGGCTTGGGCGCCGAAACGGCAAAGAACATTATTCTCTCCGGAGTCAAAAGCGTATGTTTACAAGACAATGAGAAACTAAGAGAAGTTGACTTGTACTCCCAGTTTCTTACTCCACCAGATAAAATTGGGGAAAATCGCGCCGAAGCGTCATTGGCGAGAGCTCGAGCTTTGAACCCCATGGTGGAGATTACTTCGGAAATAAAAGGGGTTGATGAGCTGCCGGACAGCTTTTTTGCTACATTCGATATCGTGTGCGCGACTGGCCTCAAACAAGAACAGCTAGAGCGCATCAACAATGTGTGCCGCGATAACAATAAGAAATTCCTGTGCGGCGATGTTTGGGGCACGTTTGGATACATGTTCGCTGACTTAGTTGACCATGAATACTCGGAAGAAATCGTACAACATAAAGCAGTGAAGCGTGGCCCTGATGACGAAGAAAAAAGTGCAAGAGAGACAGTTTCTATCACTGTCAAACGTCGGGCTATCTATGTGCCACTGCAAAATGCTCTGTCAGCTGATTGGTCGAAACCCGAACTGCGTTCCAGGCTGCGCCGAGGTGACCCGTCCTACTTTGTAATGAAGATCCTGTCACGATTCAGGGATGAGTACAGCAGAAACCCTGACCCGGCTAAAAGGGCTGCCGACACCGAAATATTGTTGAAAATGCGCAATGAACTCATTAAGGAACTTACTTTGCCGCCTACTTTTATACCTGACAGTCTGCTGACTAATGTTTTTGGCTCTGTTTCCGGGGCAGCTGCTGTGGTGGGTGGCGTTATTGGTCAGGAAGTAGTGAAAGCCGTCAGCCAGAGAGAACCGCCTCACAACAACATGTTCTTCTTCAACCCGGTGAAATGTGTTGGTTTTGTAGAACTTTATGGTCAGTAA
- the Orc1 gene encoding origin recognition complex subunit 1 — MPKKIIMPAVTWLSAKLHIDQNISSNFNYYEKFQFKKLIAGVGDFVLISNADSAEPDTEEGCDAAQIVALYEDISSNSDPYRAKVQWYSRPTDLPNWCFNNIEPIDFMDKEVLEDHRPFSTDVSIETFFKKCQITLAHTKDTHIHKTSNYHYICRYRVTALSKRKVQIEPVLEEERLAMQYLCTPNKTPSTKAKTPKTPTSLVKRMSRVSISEPKNWSVSKNDGTKLLLKRAILADKIEKGSPKKTTPRSKNISLAESPKISKRLNNENIEELLSMELKENADGGLPTLIIRQHLGTPKRKTSISKSIDETPKKVLVFDDDDDDDDDVSLSRKKKNSVCQDENMPPAKQTPTKVTRSGRITKSTISYMEEDSPVKRTPRKSVRKMSSDDEFQPIPSPPKTPRTPRTSRARATPTNTPKRSVTRKILTSQLTPTLHSRTHSVDNIDEILKENNSLPGRESQMDEILSFVRSKLLGGTSGCMYISGVPGTGKTATVCSALKLLKEEVDLPEFQLVEVNGMRIAEPRQAYVQIYKQLTGKTVVWEQACSLLEKRFNNPGPRRMPTVLLVDELDALCTRRQDVLYSIMEWAAHDAARLAVLAVANTMDLPERALAARVASRLGLTRLTFPPYTHTQLQRIVAARLARADLSADAAQLIARKVAAVSGDARRALALCARALELAERSGGGAGAGLREVQLALGEAAASASVRAIRAAAPAERLMLRAVAAEVERTGSDETTLSRALATAAAIVALDGRPYKSAPSVRAPSASQAQAICARLAAARLLLLEPKASEPRLLLNVSPDDVHYATRQITV; from the exons ATGCCTAAAAAGATTATTATGCCTGCCGTAACTTGGCTCAGCGCTAAACTACATATTGATCAAAATATATCCAGTAATTTCAACTATTATGA aaaatttcagtttaaaaagttaataGCTGGAGTAGGGgactttgttttaatttcaaacGCCGATTCAGCAGAACCAGATACAGAAGAAGGCTGTGATGCAGCTCAAATTGTCGCCTTGTATGAAGACATCTCTAGTAATAGCGACCCCTATAGAGCCAAGGTTCAATGGTATTCAAGACCTACTGATCTGCCTAACTGGTGCTTTAATAACATAGAACCTATTGACTTTATGGACAAAGAG GTCTTAGAAGACCACCGCCCATTCTCTACTGATGTCTCCATTGAAACTTTCTTTAAGAAATGCCAAATTACACTTGCCCACACAAAAGACACTCACATCCATAAAACATCAAACTACCACTACATTTGCCGCTACAGGGTCACTGCATTAAGCAAAAGGAAGGTTCAAATAGAACCAGTCCTAGAGGAAGAGAGATTAGCCATGCAATACCTATGTACACCTAATAAAACCCCTAGCACAAAAgcaaaaacccctaaaactccCACCAGTTTGGTAAAACGGATGAGCCGAGTTTCTATATCTGAACCAAAGAACTGGAGTGTAAGTAAAAATGATGGTACAAAATTGCTGCTCAAAAGAGCTATTCTTGCTGATAAAATCGAAAAAGGCTCACCAAAGAAAACTACACCGAGAAGCAAGAACATAAGCCTGGCAGAATCCCCTAAGATTAGTAAAAGgttaaacaatgaaaatattgAGGAGTTGTTGTCTATGGAACTGAAAGAAAATGCTGATGGAGGTTTACCTACTCTTATTATTCGACAACACCTTGGCACACCAAAGAGAAAGACGTCTATCTCCAAATCTATTGATGAGACACCAAAGAAAGTCCTggtttttgatgatgatgatgatgatgatgatgatgtcagtCTGtcaagaaagaagaaaaactCAGTATGTCAGGATGAAAACATGCCTCCTGCCAAGCAGACACCAACAAAAGTAACTCGCTCTGGAAGAATtactaaaagtacaatcagTTACATGGAAGAAGATTCACCAGTCAAAAGAACACCTAGAAAATCTGTTAGAAAAATGAGTAGTGATGATGAATTTCAACCTATTCCTAGTCCTCCAAAGACACCTAGGACGCCTAGGACATCTAGAGCTAGAGCTACACCTACTAACACACCAAAGCGCAGTGTTACTCGGAAAATTTTGACTAGCCAACTAACTCCAACACTGCACTCGAGGACTCATTCTGTGGACAATATTGATG aaaTACTAAAAGAAAACAACTCATTACCTGGAAGGGAGAGCCAAATGGATGAAATATTATCTTTTGTCagatctaaactgttgggtggcaCAAGTGG GTGCATGTACATATCAGGTGTACCTGGCACAGGCAAAACAGCAACAGTGTGCTCTGCACTGAAGCTCTTGAAGGAAGAAGTGGATTTGCCTGAGTTTCAGCTGGTAGAAGTCAATGGCATGCGCATTGCAGAGCCCCGGCAGGCTTATGTGCAGATCTACAAGCAACTCACTG GTAAAACCGTGGTATGGGAGCAAGCCTGCTCTCTGTTGGAGAAGCGGTTCAACAACCCTGGGCCGCGGCGGATGCCCACAGTTCTGCTCGTCGATGAG ttggACGCTCTGTGCACCCGGCGACAGGACGTGCTATACAGCATTATGGAGTGGGCGGCGCATGACGCGGCGCGGCTGGCCGTTTTAGCCGTCGCTAACACCATGGATTTGCCCGAGCGCGCGCTGGCCGCCAGGGTTGCGTCCCGTCTCG GGCTGACGCGGTTAACGTTCCCGCCGTACACGCACACACAGCTGCAGCGGATCGTGGCCGCAAGACTCGCGCGGGCCGATCTCAGCGCTGACGCCGCGCAGCTAATCGCACG aaaagtAGCAGCCGTGTCGGGCGACGCGCGGCGTGCGCTAGCCCTTTGCGCACGCGCGCTAGAGCTGGCTGAGCGGAGCGGCGGCGGTGCCGGCGCCGGGCTGCGCGAGGTGCAGCTGGCACTGGGGGAAGCTGCGGCCAGCGCCAGCGTGCGGGCCatccgcgccgccgcgcccgcagAGCGACTGATGCTGCGGGCCGTTGCCGCTGAG GTGGAGCGTACAGGTTCCGACGAGACGACGTTGTCCCGTGCGCTCGCCACCGCAGCCGCCATAGTGGCCCTCGACGGGCGCCCCTACAAGTCAGCGCCCAGCGTCAGAGCCCCTTCGGCCTCGCAAGCCCAAGCTATCTGCGCGAGACTTGCCGCTGCCAGGCTGCTCTTACTGGAGCCCAAAGCTTCAGAACCGAGGCTGTTGTTAAATGTCAGTCCTGACGACGTGCATTATGCCACTAGGCAGATTACTGTGTGA
- the Snapin gene encoding SNAP associated protein — translation MDDTESTTTSADENTGNLCDNPTRDTLAEGLLGLLKPTVDQLDERVRATRISQLELRQQIDSLNEELQKVREALNNHPDLDPYVKKLIACKHKVTVVLNVLQASQDRLNDIRRMVIKEKGVLTISESQSQNPIDRPSGSGIVSEKGSIN, via the exons ATGGACGACACAGAAAGTACTACTACATCGGCCGATGAGAACACAGGCAATTTGTGCGACAATCCTACTAGAGACACGCTTGCTGAGGGCCTATTGGGACTTTTGAAGCCTACAGTTGACCAGCTGGATGAACGGGTTAGAGCCACTAG GATATCACAATTAGAATTAAGGCAGCAGATTGATTCATTGAATGAAGAGCTCCAGAAAGTAAGAGAAGCTCTGAACAATCATCCAGACTTGGATCCTTATGTGAAGAAGCTTATTGCTTGCAAGCACAAAGTCACTGTAGTACTCAATGTCCTACAAGCTTCTCAA gatAGACTGAATGATATAAGACGCATGGTCATCAAAGAAAAAGGTGTTCTGACTATATCAGAATCCCAGTCACAAAACCCCATAGACAGACCAAGTGGCAGTGGAATAGTCTCTGAAAAAGGTAGCATCAACTAA
- the HemK2 gene encoding LOW QUALITY PROTEIN: hemK methyltransferase 2 (The sequence of the model RefSeq protein was modified relative to this genomic sequence to represent the inferred CDS: inserted 1 base in 1 codon): METPYQNHIDKAEFDHVYEXAEDSFLLIDALEKDLEYLRLKNPTFCLEVGSGSGVVITAFGMAFPKTFCMSTDINFKACTLSQNTATHNNVMLEAINMDLCGCFLDEKFDVIIFNPPYVVTESDECGGTDITASWAGGINGREVTDRVLDMIPKKLAPDGTFYLLLIEENIPQEVIKIMSNYGYKSEVVIKRRVRNEQQLVLKFYM, translated from the exons ATGGAGACTCCATATCAAAACCACATTGACAAGGCTGAATTTGACCATGTGTATG CCGCTGAAGACAGCTTTCTTCTCATAGATGCCTTAGAAAAAGATCTAGAGTATTTGAGATTAAAAAACCCAACATTTTGTCTTGAAGTTGGTTCAGGAAGTGGAGTGGTTATCACAGCATTTGGCATGGCATTTCCAAAAACATTTTGTATGAGCACTGATATTAACTTTAAAGCTTGTACACTGTCGCAGAATACGGCTACACATAACAATGTAATGCTTGAAGCTATCAATATGGATTTATGTGGATGTTTTCTTGATGAAAAGTTTGATGTTATTATTTTCAATCCACCTTATGTTGTAACCGAATCTGATGAGTGTGGAGGGACAGATATAACTGCTAGTTGGGCAGGAGGGATCAACGGAAGGGAAGTTACAGACAGAGTACTTGACATGATACCAAAGAAACTAGCCCCTGATGGCACTTTCTACCTTCTGTTGATAGAAGAAAACATTCCACAAGAAGTTATCAAAATTATGTCCAATTATGGATATAAGTCAGAAGTTGTAATTAAGAGGAGAGTTAGAAATGAACAGCAATTAGTATTGAAGTTTTAtatgtaa
- the LOC141435231 gene encoding glutathione S-transferase 1-like, producing MSPKIVLYHFPISGPCRGALLAARQIDVPVEIKIVDLFKKEQLKEDFLKINPQHCVPTLDDDGFVIWESRAIACYLADKYGKDDELYPKDLKRRAIVNQRLHFDSSSLYVKIRAICFPILFQGVTEIKEPLKNDLNVTLGFLEEFLKSSKWVAGDNPTIADTSIYASLSSILAVGWDISLFPNIQRWIKLCSTLPGYAENEQGAKEFGEAVKKNLKS from the exons ATGTCTCCTAAAATAGTTCTTTATCACTTCCCAATAAGCGGACCTTGTCGAGGCGCTCTACTTGCGGCCAGACAAATCGATGTTCCGGTGGAAATTAAAAtagttgatttatttaaaaaagaacaGCTTAAAGAAGACTTCTTAAAAATTAATCCTCAGCACTGTGTACCGACTTTGGATGACGATGGCTTTGTTATTTGGGAGAGCCGCGCGATCGCTTGCTATCTGGCAGATAAGTATGGAAAGGATGATGAACTTTATCCAAAAGATTTGAAACGTCGCGCCATTGTAAATCAGAGATTGCATTTCGATAGCTCGTCTCTGTACGTGAAAATTCGAGCTATTTGT ttcccaATTCTTTTTCAAGGAGTGACAGAAATTAAAGAGCCTTTAAAGAATGACCTTAATGTCACCCTTGGATTTTTGGAGGAATTCCTAAAGAGCAGCAAGTGGGTGGCAGGGGACAACCCTACTATAGCAGATACATCCATCTATGCATCATTGTCAAGCATTTTG gcTGTGGGCTGGGACATTTCATTATTCCCTAACATCCAGCGTTGGATCAAACTTTGCAGTACACTGCCTGGCTATGCTGAAAATGAACAAGGAGCTAAAGAGTTTGGagaagcagtgaaaaaaaatctcaagagttaa
- the LOC141435229 gene encoding uncharacterized protein isoform X1, with amino-acid sequence MDSDRFNRCRLCLRADDALTNIFQKRGEVMLSTEIMSLTKVMIIPDDGLPDKVCSACVRKLDDCSDFVKQCESSDLYLRGFIKNKDKHANDITIKKYSDIKDEPDGDTDLFEDISEETSILHEIVLKTENTAKPDVHIKNRKPKKAQKEQCSTCGKVLSSKFRLKMHLRIHTGEKPYACPHCGKKFSLSQNLKVHLRTHTGEKPLVCTVCGLLFAHSSGLSAHQRKHSGQLPYPCTLCSRRFRTVGHLQYHVRRHTGETSFECDSCSRAFITRTELKQHILSHTGEKPHVCCVCGARFARASNLRRHVRHQHNGDKPYTCHICSHKFAQKSDFERHKRKHDKPNLN; translated from the exons ATGGACTCAGATAGATTTAACCGATGTAGGTTATGTTTAAGAGCAGACGACGcgttaactaatatttttcagaAACGAGGTGAAGTAATGTTATCAACTGAAATAATGTCCCTAACCAAAGTAATG ATTATTCCGGATGATGGCCTACCAGACAAAGTGTGCTCGGCGTGTGTACGAAAACTAGATGATTGCAGTGATTTTGTAAAACAGTGTGAAAGTTCAGATTTATATCTTAGAggattcattaaaaataaagataaacatGCCAATGACATCacgataaaaaaatactctgatATCAAGGACGAGCCTGATGGGGACACTGACCTTTTTGAGGATATTTCCGAAGAAACTTCAATTTTACACGAAATTGTACTAAAAACTGAAAACACTGCAAAGCCTGATGTGCATATAAAAAACAGGAAACCTAAGAAGGCACAGAAAGAGCAATGCTCCACGTGTGGGAAGGTTCTGTCTTCAAA GTTTAGGTTGAAAATGCATCTCCGAATACATACTGGAGAAAAGCCCTATGCATGTCCACATTGCGGCAAGAAATTTTCTCTGTCACAGAATTTAAAAGTGCACTTACGGACACATACA GGAGAGAAGCCTCTAGTGTGTACAGTATGTGGATTATTGTTTGCACATTCTTCAGGACTGTCAGCACATCAGAGGAAGCATTCCGGCCAGTTGCCCTACCCCTGCACCTTATGCTCTCGTAGGTTCCGCACAGTTGGGCATTTACAGTACCATGTGAG GCGACACACAGGCGAAACGAGTTTTGAATGTGACTCATGTTCACGCGCTTTCATAACTCGAACTGAGCTGAAGCAGCACATTTTATCCCACACAGGAGAGAAGCCCCACGTCTGTTGTGTTTGCGGCGCCCGCTTCGCACGCGCTTCGAACCTGCGAAGACATGTCAGGCATCAGCATAATGGAGACAAACCCTACACTTGCCACATATGCTCACATAAATTTGCACAAAAGTCTGACTTTGAAAGGCATAAAAGAAAACATGATAAACCAAACTTAAATTaa
- the LOC141435229 gene encoding uncharacterized protein isoform X2, which yields MDSDRFNRCRLCLRADDALTNIFQKRGEVMLSTEIMSLTKVMIIPDDGLPDKVCSACVRKLDDCSDFVKQCESSDLYLRGFIKNKDKHANDITIKKYSDIKDEPDGDTDLFEDISEETSILHEIVLKTENTAKPDVHIKNRKPKKAQKEQCSTCGKVLSSKFRLKMHLRIHTGEKPYACPHCGKKFSLSQNLKVHLRTHTGEKPLVCTVCGLLFAHSSGLSAHQRKHSGQLPYPCTLCSRRFRTVGHLQYHVRREAPRLLCLRRPLRTRFEPAKTCQASA from the exons ATGGACTCAGATAGATTTAACCGATGTAGGTTATGTTTAAGAGCAGACGACGcgttaactaatatttttcagaAACGAGGTGAAGTAATGTTATCAACTGAAATAATGTCCCTAACCAAAGTAATG ATTATTCCGGATGATGGCCTACCAGACAAAGTGTGCTCGGCGTGTGTACGAAAACTAGATGATTGCAGTGATTTTGTAAAACAGTGTGAAAGTTCAGATTTATATCTTAGAggattcattaaaaataaagataaacatGCCAATGACATCacgataaaaaaatactctgatATCAAGGACGAGCCTGATGGGGACACTGACCTTTTTGAGGATATTTCCGAAGAAACTTCAATTTTACACGAAATTGTACTAAAAACTGAAAACACTGCAAAGCCTGATGTGCATATAAAAAACAGGAAACCTAAGAAGGCACAGAAAGAGCAATGCTCCACGTGTGGGAAGGTTCTGTCTTCAAA GTTTAGGTTGAAAATGCATCTCCGAATACATACTGGAGAAAAGCCCTATGCATGTCCACATTGCGGCAAGAAATTTTCTCTGTCACAGAATTTAAAAGTGCACTTACGGACACATACA GGAGAGAAGCCTCTAGTGTGTACAGTATGTGGATTATTGTTTGCACATTCTTCAGGACTGTCAGCACATCAGAGGAAGCATTCCGGCCAGTTGCCCTACCCCTGCACCTTATGCTCTCGTAGGTTCCGCACAGTTGGGCATTTACAGTACCATGTGAG GAGAGAAGCCCCACGTCTGTTGTGTTTGCGGCGCCCGCTTCGCACGCGCTTCGAACCTGCGAAGACATGTCAGGCATCAGCATAA